TTATTTCTGCAGTTTAAAGGCGTTTAGGCCCTGTTGTTGTGTCGGGACTGAATGCGGACATTTGCTGGTTGTTTTGGGCGTGTTAAAGGCGGTGCTGGCTTCTCCCCCTCCGTAGATCAGCTGTTCAGTACACGTCAACACATGCACTCAAATGGCCGACGTGTGCTAAAGTCCCAACATCACGCTTCTTGGATCTTTTAACATATATCCTGGAATGCCCAGTAAATCATTTGAGATCTTGCCCCGTCAATGCATTTATGACCCCAAACTGTTTGAACAGCTTTTAAAATAAACCAGACTGACCCCGAGCATGTTGTAATCTGCAAACCAGCAGCACACGGGGGAACAGATTAGATAAATGTCGTGTTTGCGCAGGTACCTCTGCCAGTATTATGTAAGAAGAGTTGCAGCAGATGTACTGTTTTCTTCTTCAGGGGCGCAGCATGGAAACGTGCAGCCTTTCAGCGACGAGGACGCCTCCGTTGAGACGCTCAGTCATTGCAGCAGCTTCAGCGATGTCACCAGTGTGGCTGATGAAGGTGAGCAGGAAATATTAATTGTTGTGTTAAGAGTACTAAGGGTGGGTTCTTTTCTAAGGTGGCGAGGCCAGCGAGGATGCAGCCCAAGAGGATTTCCAGTACAAGCTCAAGGGATTCATCGACAGCACGGTGGACAAGAGGTAATGGAGTTGTCGCGTTGAAAGGATGAGCCGCGGTTAACGTTTGCTGTTTCTTCAGCGCTAAGACCAGACAGGGGGCGCTGGACGGGCTCAAGACGGCAATGGCCACGCGCATCTTGTACGAGTTCATCTCGGAGCAAAGGATGACCATCACCGATAGCATCGAACGCAGTCTGAAGAAAGGTAAGGCGCTCCGGAATGGAAGATGCAAACATCGGGGTCGGGTTTAACGGGTCGCTGTTGTCAGGGaaaggtgaagagcagcgggcCGCGGCGTCGTTGGCTTGCCTGCTGTGCATCCAGCTGGGCTCTGGCATCGAGAGCGAGGAAGTGTTGAAGACGCTCAAGCCTATTTTCAAGAACATCCTGGCCGACGGCTCGGCAAACATGCAAGGCAGACAGGCGGTCGGTGGCTCTTCTTATCGCTGTGAAGGAACTTTAGGAAGAGAAACTCAAATGAAGCTCTTGTTTTAGGTGGCGACAAGTTTGGGCCTCTGCACGTTGGTTGCCGAAGATGACGTTTTGGTAAGTTGATTGATTTGATAGAAGTGGCGTCACACGGTTGACCTCGGCCGCTTGCGTTCTCAAGGACGTGTGCGCCACCATGGAATGCTTCGAGAACCTCTTCAGCCGCTCCTACGCCAGGGCGGACGGCACGTGCGCCTCCATCAGCGCTCCCGTCAGCCAGCTCCACACCAACGCTCTTTTGTCCTGGGCCCTGCTCCTCACCATCTGCACCGGCAGCCAGCTCAAAGACATCTTGCGCAAGTACGTCATGACGGCGCTCTACCAAGACGGGTAACAAATTGAGAATAATTCCCCACGTTTGTTGTTCAGACATCTGCCCAAGCTTCCGAGGTTGCTGGAGAGCGACGACGTCAACATGAGGATCGCCGCGGGAGAGACCATCGCGCTGCTTTTCGAGCTGGCCAGAGATTTGGACCCTGTGAGCGGCTCGTGCTGAATGCTTTTAAAATGGCAGAGATGTTTACTTTGTGCAGAGATAACAATGTCATAGAAATACCGATTTGCTATGTCATTCATATAAATGGCAAAAAAGAGGGGGGCCTAAGATAGAACCTTGCGGAACCTCATGAGTTGACCTATATGTGCTCTGAAAATCCAGAGTGActcttatttaatttttttaaatatcaaccAGAACCTCAAATGTCTTCTAGGAGTTTGAATTTGACGCCTGGGACGAGCTGTGTGACAAACTGAGCGCGCTGGCCACCGACTGCAACAAACATCGCGCCaagacggacaaaaaaaagcaacgcTCCGTGTTCCGGGACGTGCTCAAAGCCGTCGAGGTGAGTCTGAACCCCGACGCTTGAGCCTCGCATGACGTCGAGAGTCCAATCTCGGTCTTTTCCAGGAGGGCGACTTCCAGTCGGAGAGCATTCGCTTCGGGACAGAACGCATGACCATCGACAGCTGGCTCAGGAAGAGGATGTACGACGCCTTCAGGGAGTTTGTGGGCTCGGGAATGAACTACCACTTGCAGGTGCGTTTGTTTGTCGCCGCCGTGATGTCACGCCGTCCTAAATCGAAACCCGCCGGTCCGCCCTCGCAGGCCAACGAATTCATCCGAGACGTGTTCCAACTCGGGCCCCCAGTGCTGGTCGACTCGGCCACGATAAAGGCCATGAAAATCTCCCGCTTTGAGAGGGTAagccacaaaattgctttttgaTCGCAGCCGgagcaaatgttgaaataaaaaatggcttCCCTTTTCACAGCATCTTCACAACTCGGCCGCCTTCAAAGCTCGGACCAAAGCCAGAAGCAAGTTTAGGGACAAGAGATCAGATGTGGGCGACTtctaagttgttttttttttttcccgtgaaCAACTTATTTACAAATATTCTTTGCTTATAATCACTTGTTTTAACATGTGTGTAACGTTTTGGGTAATTTCTACACCATTTGTAACACTACGCCTGTATGTTAAGCGCGTTCACACTCATTGTGATATTGTACATATGTCAGATTTCAAAATTCCAGTAAAGTTAGATTAGTACTGATCGTATTTATATTTTCGTCCGCCCTCTTTTGTTACGTTGCGCTAGCTAGCTGACCACGAGAAGTTTCAACGTGTCCAACCTGGTGTTGCTATATTTTGCATTGGGtgtatgaagaagaaaaaatacggTGGTAATAAAGTGCAAACAAAaggatttgactttttttttgaggaACGCATTCACCTTGggaatgatcaaatattcacccCCACTGGCAGAAATGTCAAACTATCCAGTATAGCTACAAAAAGGCTTGTCAAATGAATTTCCCCAGGATTGCTGGAATATATATTTTCGCTTTGCTTAGCACGTTTAAAGAGCGGGAACCTTCCACCGAGAGAAGGTCATTGTGAGCCACTGGCGTGTGTGTGAATCTCTTTTACGACTCTATATCAGAGTGAGGAATCTGCCCATAAAGGGTACCCAGCAGAACAATGTGCACCCCCACTTCCCTCTATCCCAGACACACTTGTGAACTCCCCAAGGTTGTGGTTATTGCAAGATTGTCAGGGAGGCGGACAAAGTAACCATGAAGCGTGTTATCAACAATTAGCCGCAGCTATCCTGTTAAGTAAACAAGATGGTCCTGATTGGATTGGCAAAATAATGCTAACGAGCTATTATTCGTTAGCAACGGGGCAGTAAGAGCTGTGTCGTCGTTGGCGATCGTTCGAATACGGTTAGGAAAGTCGTACCTTggcaaaaaaatgatttgaaattttgggatatatttaaatatgtatatttaaatatttatttcaatatatgtatattaatatttattttaatatatgtatatatgtaatatttataaaacaattatatgtacactaccgttcaaaagtttggggtcacaaaattgtttgggtgaccccaaacttttgaacggtagtgtatatatttatttagataattatttatagattatatatataatcttctgtgtaaaaaatcttataatatacttatatacttatattcatagattatatataatcttatacaaatataagatataatttatatttaattcataatattttattataataatatttacactaccgttcaaaagtttggcgtcacccaaacaattttgtgaccccaaacttttgaacggtagtgtatatattatatttttctaTATATAAtagaaaaatgtatttaaaatttTCAGTGAGCAGAGTGTCAATTCCATTGCTGGCCAAGTGGTGGCGCTTTGCCTCCATCTGCCTGGCTGCTGCAGCAGCATCCCTCGCATTGACACTAATCATGTCTCCACTTGAAAATGAACACGAGTGATGACACCGAGCACCCAGTTTGGAGCTTGAAAATATTCCATTACACAATTCTCAAATCGACCCACAACAATGGCAACCCTCGATTCGACCACGACAACGCACCCCTGCAAATGATAATCCCGTGAATCGAATCGTACGAAGCGAGCGTACATGCGTTTCATTCATGTGCGAGTGGAAACGGAGCATATGGAAGGTGCtcgcagccttgaaacacggtGCAGCGATGCACATTTTGTCGTGCCGGGCGCAGATGCAATGCAGCCCCCACACTGTGTGACTCATTGCTGttatgagcacacacacatgaacacatgCAGACACATCATACCTCCCACTCCTGCCCGCCACACCCCCGTTAACGcaaccctccctccttcccatcCCGTTATGTGGGCCACTGATGATGGCAGACCCCCATCAGGGCTGACAACTGTTCTCCGGATGAGGCCGTAGTCATGCACGTCGGGTACAAAAACTACTGGTAGCGCCCCGGACTTAAATGAAACATTTATCTCTCTGGCAACTTTCAATTTTCCCTCTATTTTTGGGACAAGTATCCATTCATTTTTACACCTCGCTTTGGGTCAAGTAGTTTCGCAATATTGTCAAACGAACGAATCGAAGAATGTCTAATCATCGTTTTAGTCGGACTGAATATTCAAGGTTGTTTTGCCGCTCGTAAATGACTTGCAGAGTACATCATGTCTCTCGGGTTGCCGGGAAACCGGCACCAAGTCAAAAGCACTCAGCcgagacatgaaaaaaaaaccattttttaaatatttttataaatatatataccgtaattttcggactataagtcgcggttttttttcatagtttgggtgggggggggcgacttatactcaggagcgacttatatacatatatggttttttttcacttttttgggcattttatggctggtgcgacttatactccggtgcgacttatagtccgaaaattacggtatatatttttttaatcgatgtatttatttattttattttttaaattgatgtatttatttgtattttatttttttttatgtggggaAAACTTGTCTCCTTTGCTCATTTGGATTCCTTTCACCGTTGGCTCCAATCTAAACTCCAATTGAATTACATTCGTACGGGCCAAGGGGGACATCAGCTGTTGTAACAATCAATTTTCCTTCCGTTCCCGACTCGGATGAATCTTCCGCTCAATCTTAATTATGCGAGCGCACACCTTAGCGTGTTTCAAGGCtgacacgcgtgtgtgtgtgtatagattGGATGCTCGTAAGGACTTCATGAGGTCATCAAGTATTATGCCACCCGCGAGAGAAACTACAGAGATTGGAATGGGACGtggcgttgtgtgtgtgtgtatagtgtgtgcatgttcacacacacacacaaacacccgaGCTGCCTACAAGAGAGTCCAGACACGTTTTATACGAGGCGCTACGAGCCAAACACACAACACGCAAAGACACCCTCCCTCTCATTCCACACATCGCACTGCTGTTTCTGCTTTGCCGCGGAGGTTGTTGCCAAGGCTCGGAACGAGCCACTTGATTGGTCGAGCGGGCTCATCAGTGTGCAAACTCGCCGGTAGGATTGGCTGCTCCCCGTAAAGGAAGCTCCTCAAGATGCTTTCGGTCGTCTCATTATCGCCGCACGCGCGATTTAATTAGCACGTCCACCACGCTCCTCTTACTCCCCtttatcgcccccccccccccgaggtgaaatgaaaaaaacccaaaggCGACCGTTCCGCACTTGATCATACGAGTGATGGAGGTAGACTCAAACCGAGCGGCCTTTTCGCCGTCAGCACTTGATAGCCTTTgataaacaagacaaaacatgTCCCCGGCCTCAAGGTGAGCCCGCTCGCCGGTTAGCAACAAACGCAGGGGCCGCAGACTGCGTGCTAGCCCGAGCGCCGCGATGCACGTACTGAATTTAACAAGGTCACTCGGGGCGGGCTGCGCACGCGAGGAAAAGATCTGCAAAGAACagctggagaaaaagaaaaaaaaaaaacattttgggatgTGGATGGAACCATTCTGTGCGAGCAGACCGAAAGAGCAACGGTTAAAAGTCAACGTCACAAATCGGGTTCACTTTTTCGCCACGGCCGTGTCTGGCcacgtcgccatggcaacccgGGCTGAGAAAGCTCTTTGAGAGATTTATATGATCTGAGGCGAGATTGGCTTATCGTTTTCCCTTCAATCTCGCACTTCTAGGCCGACAAGCgaccttttaaaaaatattaattttaaAAGCATTCTATACTGATCCTCGCTCTTCCCGGAGCTTGACGATGGAACATTAACATAGCGCCTGATAAGGGGCCTCAAGAAGGGCTTATGTAAAAATGATATGAAAGGAAAATGATAAAGAATACATAAAATCAGAATACTTGAAGGCCTTCAGTTGACCTCAGCAGATTTCCAGATTACCGTCAACAAAACCGGTTCTGCGGCTACGTCTGAAAAGGAATGAAATACAAGCCTGGTGTTTTTAGG
This is a stretch of genomic DNA from Syngnathus typhle isolate RoL2023-S1 ecotype Sweden linkage group LG21, RoL_Styp_1.0, whole genome shotgun sequence. It encodes these proteins:
- the ifrd1 gene encoding interferon-related developmental regulator 1 — protein: MRKAKKKSGRGAQHGNVQPFSDEDASVETLSHCSSFSDVTSVADEGGEASEDAAQEDFQYKLKGFIDSTVDKSAKTRQGALDGLKTAMATRILYEFISEQRMTITDSIERSLKKGKGEEQRAAASLACLLCIQLGSGIESEEVLKTLKPIFKNILADGSANMQGRQAVATSLGLCTLVAEDDVLDVCATMECFENLFSRSYARADGTCASISAPVSQLHTNALLSWALLLTICTGSQLKDILRKHLPKLPRLLESDDVNMRIAAGETIALLFELARDLDPEFEFDAWDELCDKLSALATDCNKHRAKTDKKKQRSVFRDVLKAVEEGDFQSESIRFGTERMTIDSWLRKRMYDAFREFVGSGMNYHLQANEFIRDVFQLGPPVLVDSATIKAMKISRFERHLHNSAAFKARTKARSKFRDKRSDVGDF